One Burkholderia thailandensis E264 genomic window carries:
- the betC gene encoding choline-sulfatase codes for MPDTADSTDIQPNILVLMADQLTPFALRAYGHRATRTPTIDRLAAGGVVFDAAYCASPLCAPSRFALMAGKLPSALGAYDNAAELPAQTLTFAHYLRAAGYRTMLSGKMHFCGPDQLHGFEERLTTDIYPADFGWVPDWTRPAERPSWYHNMSSVLDAGPCVRTNQLDFDDDATFAARQKIFDVARERAAGRDARPFCMVVSLTHPHDPYAITREYWDLYRDEDIDLPAVRMDFDASDPHSRRLRAVCEVDRTPPDDLQIRRARRAYYGATSYVDAQFGALLAALEQCGLADDTIVIVTADHGDMLGERGLWYKMTFFEGACRVPLIVHAPGRFSAARVPAAVSHVDLLPTLVELATGERRADWPDAVDGRSLVPHLRGEGGHDEAFGEYLAEGAIAPIVMIRRGNHKYIHSPADPDQLFDLKNDPSELDNLANAPTEAARVVAFRAECAARWDLDALHQQVLASQRRRRFHFKATTTGRIRSWDWQPFQDASQRYMRNHLELDALEATARFPRPHA; via the coding sequence ATGCCCGATACCGCCGATTCCACCGATATCCAGCCGAACATTCTCGTCCTGATGGCCGACCAGCTCACGCCGTTCGCGTTGCGCGCGTACGGCCATCGCGCGACGCGCACGCCGACGATCGATCGGCTCGCCGCCGGGGGCGTCGTCTTCGATGCCGCCTACTGCGCGAGCCCGCTCTGCGCGCCGTCGCGCTTCGCGCTGATGGCGGGCAAGCTGCCGTCGGCGCTCGGCGCTTACGATAACGCCGCCGAATTGCCGGCGCAAACGCTGACGTTCGCGCACTACCTGCGCGCGGCCGGCTACCGGACGATGCTGTCGGGCAAAATGCACTTCTGCGGGCCCGATCAGTTGCACGGCTTCGAGGAACGGCTCACGACCGACATCTATCCGGCCGATTTCGGCTGGGTGCCGGACTGGACGCGTCCCGCCGAGCGGCCGAGCTGGTATCACAACATGAGCTCGGTGCTCGACGCCGGCCCGTGCGTGCGGACCAACCAGCTCGATTTCGACGACGATGCGACGTTCGCGGCGCGTCAGAAGATCTTCGACGTCGCGCGCGAGCGCGCGGCCGGCCGGGACGCGCGGCCGTTCTGCATGGTCGTGTCGCTCACGCATCCGCACGATCCGTATGCGATCACACGCGAATACTGGGATCTGTACCGGGACGAGGATATCGATCTGCCCGCCGTGCGGATGGATTTCGACGCGAGCGACCCGCATTCACGGCGCCTGCGCGCCGTATGCGAGGTCGATCGCACGCCGCCGGACGACTTGCAAATCCGGCGCGCGCGGCGCGCGTACTACGGCGCGACGTCCTATGTCGACGCGCAGTTCGGCGCGCTGCTCGCGGCGCTCGAGCAATGCGGGCTCGCCGACGACACGATCGTGATCGTCACCGCGGATCACGGCGACATGCTCGGCGAGCGCGGCCTCTGGTACAAGATGACGTTCTTCGAAGGCGCATGTCGCGTGCCGCTCATCGTGCACGCGCCGGGCCGGTTTTCTGCCGCGCGCGTGCCGGCGGCCGTGTCGCACGTCGATCTGCTGCCGACGCTCGTCGAACTCGCGACGGGCGAGCGCCGCGCCGACTGGCCCGACGCTGTCGACGGCCGCAGCCTCGTTCCGCATCTGCGCGGCGAGGGCGGCCATGACGAGGCGTTCGGCGAATACCTGGCCGAAGGCGCGATCGCGCCGATCGTGATGATTCGCCGCGGCAACCACAAGTACATCCATTCGCCTGCGGACCCTGATCAGCTCTTCGATCTGAAGAATGATCCGAGCGAGCTCGACAACCTCGCGAACGCGCCCACCGAGGCAGCGCGTGTCGTTGCGTTTCGCGCGGAGTGCGCCGCACGCTGGGATCTCGATGCGCTGCATCAACAGGTGCTCGCGAGCCAGCGCAGGCGGCGCTTCCATTTCAAGGCGACGACCACGGGGCGGATTCGGTCGTGGGACTGGCAGCCGTTCCAGGATGCGAGCCAGCGTTACATGCGCAATCACCTCGAGCTCGACGCGCTCGAGGCGACCGCGCGTTTTCCCCGTCCGCACGCGTGA
- a CDS encoding choline sulfate utilization transcriptional regulator — protein sequence MQTLSAFEAAARLASFTAAARELGSTQPAVSQRVVQLEEDLGTPLFERGRRGVTLTEDGARLFAAVRQSLDALRVATADIRSRRANGTLTLVTDFGFATYWLMPRLDDLKRAMPGVDVRVVTSQDIDPQRDHADVAILFGAGDWPGCTSTRLFQERVTPVCSPAFRAAHADIAQPADLLRAPLLHVQPTRPERWLAWRDWFDAHGLAAPPEPHGLTFNSYSLVIQAALMNQGVALGWAPLVDTPVAAGQLVRLVDAPVVTPRGYYLVRPPARPEARAVPLFRRWLLGACA from the coding sequence ATGCAGACCTTGTCCGCGTTCGAAGCGGCCGCGCGCCTCGCGAGCTTCACGGCCGCCGCGCGCGAGCTCGGCTCGACGCAGCCGGCCGTCAGCCAGCGCGTCGTTCAGCTCGAAGAGGATCTCGGCACGCCGCTCTTCGAGCGCGGGCGGCGCGGCGTCACGCTGACCGAAGACGGCGCGCGGCTCTTCGCGGCGGTCCGCCAGAGCCTCGACGCGCTGCGCGTCGCGACGGCGGACATCCGCAGCCGCCGCGCGAACGGCACGCTCACGCTCGTCACCGATTTCGGCTTCGCCACCTACTGGCTGATGCCGCGCCTCGACGATCTGAAGCGCGCGATGCCCGGCGTCGACGTGCGCGTCGTCACGTCTCAGGACATCGATCCGCAGCGCGACCACGCCGACGTCGCGATCCTGTTCGGCGCCGGCGACTGGCCGGGCTGCACATCGACGCGGCTCTTTCAGGAGCGCGTGACGCCCGTGTGCTCGCCCGCGTTTCGCGCCGCGCATGCCGATATCGCGCAGCCGGCCGACCTGTTGCGCGCGCCGCTGCTGCACGTGCAGCCGACGCGCCCCGAGCGCTGGCTCGCGTGGCGCGATTGGTTCGACGCGCATGGGCTCGCCGCGCCGCCCGAGCCGCACGGGCTCACGTTCAACAGCTACTCGCTCGTGATTCAAGCGGCGCTGATGAATCAGGGCGTCGCGCTCGGCTGGGCGCCGCTCGTCGACACGCCGGTCGCAGCTGGCCAGCTCGTGCGGCTCGTCGACGCGCCCGTCGTCACGCCGCGCGGCTACTACCTCGTCCGGCCGCCCGCGCGGCCGGAGGCGCGCGCGGTGCCGCTCTTTCGCCGCTGGCTGCTCGGCGCGTGCGCGTGA
- the purU gene encoding formyltetrahydrofolate deformylase, translating to MSAPQRPHQFVLTLSCPSAAGQVAAVVGLLDRHRCYVDELTVFDDDLSARFFVRCVFHATDDADSLRVDALRREFEPIAERFRMQWAIHDVAARPKVLIMVSKLEHCLADLLFRWKMGELKMDIVGIASNHPDLEPLAAQHGLPFRHFPITADTKAQQEAQWLDVFETSGAELVILARYMQVLSPETSAKLANRAINIHHSFLPGFKGAKPYHQAHARGVKLIGATAHFVTDDLDEGPIIEQVVERVDHSYRPEQLLAVGRDVECITLARAVKAFIERRVFLNGDRTVVFQ from the coding sequence ATGTCCGCTCCACAACGTCCCCATCAGTTCGTGCTGACGCTGTCGTGCCCGAGCGCGGCCGGCCAGGTCGCCGCCGTCGTCGGCCTGCTCGACCGGCATCGCTGCTACGTCGACGAGCTGACCGTCTTCGACGACGATCTCAGCGCGCGCTTCTTTGTGCGCTGCGTGTTCCATGCAACGGACGACGCCGATTCGCTGCGCGTCGATGCGCTGCGGCGCGAGTTCGAGCCGATCGCCGAGCGCTTCCGGATGCAATGGGCGATCCACGACGTCGCCGCGCGGCCGAAGGTGCTGATCATGGTGTCGAAGCTCGAGCATTGCCTCGCCGATCTGCTGTTCCGCTGGAAGATGGGCGAGCTGAAGATGGACATCGTCGGGATCGCGTCGAATCATCCGGATTTGGAGCCGCTCGCCGCGCAGCACGGACTGCCGTTCAGGCACTTCCCGATCACGGCCGACACGAAGGCGCAGCAGGAAGCGCAGTGGCTCGACGTGTTCGAGACGAGCGGCGCCGAGCTCGTGATCCTCGCGCGCTACATGCAGGTGCTGTCGCCGGAAACGAGCGCGAAGCTCGCGAATCGCGCGATCAACATCCACCATTCGTTCCTGCCGGGATTCAAGGGCGCGAAACCCTATCATCAGGCGCATGCGCGCGGCGTGAAGCTGATCGGCGCAACCGCGCACTTCGTCACCGACGATCTCGACGAAGGACCGATCATCGAGCAAGTGGTCGAGCGCGTCGATCACTCGTACCGGCCGGAGCAGTTGCTCGCGGTGGGGCGCGACGTCGAGTGCATCACGCTTGCACGCGCGGTAAAGGCGTTCATCGAGCGGCGCGTGTTCCTGAACGGCGATCGCACCGTCGTGTTCCAGTAA
- a CDS encoding APC family permease, producing the protein MSQAGLRARSTSEIEATISHEERGHTLHRGLSWKDAFWVTSGVPAGVLFTIGGVCATIGQPAWAVWIAAITMGLIQSATYAEISGLFPHKSGGASVYGAIGWVRYGKLIAPVSVWCNWLAWSPMLALGCGLAASYALTSLFPADAAILHWQWTLADLGFIKPGLTLRVNATFVIATILLLITFKLQHSGASKAARTQRILGIASLTPLLIVGIVPFVTGDVPMSNLLPLLPLGHDAQGNLTAATFGNWNGQGVVMALGAMFMAGWASYGFETAVCYTREFRDPRRDTAKAIFWSGALCLVVMTLVPMAFQGALGTAAMLDPRIGDGTGVAAAMAKIVGGGAWVANAIVVMLMLSILLIVMTSMMGSSRTLYQASVDGWLPKYLSHVNEHGSPTRAMWTDLGFNLVLLLMSDYMTVLSISNVCYMLFVFLNLQSGWIHRMDRGQWQRPFRCPTWLLVLGSICGYANLVYVGAGADLQGAGTLRNGLIAMLLIVPVFVYRHYWQDRGRFPAQMRSDMELVVPARSVWLNMAPYAALAAAALTIAVSYYLAWMR; encoded by the coding sequence ATGAGTCAAGCAGGACTGCGCGCGCGCAGCACCAGCGAGATCGAGGCAACCATCTCACATGAAGAAAGAGGCCACACCCTGCATCGTGGCCTCAGTTGGAAGGACGCATTTTGGGTAACGAGCGGCGTGCCGGCAGGCGTGCTGTTCACGATCGGCGGCGTATGCGCGACGATCGGCCAGCCCGCGTGGGCGGTGTGGATCGCCGCAATCACGATGGGTTTGATTCAAAGCGCGACTTATGCGGAAATTTCCGGGCTATTTCCTCATAAATCGGGCGGCGCATCGGTGTACGGTGCGATCGGCTGGGTGCGATACGGCAAGTTGATCGCGCCCGTTTCCGTGTGGTGCAACTGGCTCGCGTGGTCGCCGATGCTCGCGCTCGGCTGTGGCCTCGCGGCAAGCTACGCGCTCACCAGCCTGTTTCCGGCGGACGCAGCGATCCTGCACTGGCAGTGGACGCTCGCCGATCTCGGCTTCATCAAGCCCGGCCTGACCCTGCGGGTCAACGCCACCTTCGTGATCGCGACGATCCTGTTGCTGATCACGTTCAAGCTGCAGCACAGCGGCGCATCAAAAGCCGCGCGCACGCAGCGCATTCTCGGCATTGCGTCGCTGACGCCGCTTCTCATCGTCGGCATCGTGCCGTTCGTCACGGGCGACGTGCCGATGTCGAATCTCCTGCCGCTCTTGCCGCTCGGTCACGATGCGCAAGGCAATCTCACCGCCGCCACATTCGGCAACTGGAACGGGCAGGGCGTCGTGATGGCGCTCGGGGCGATGTTCATGGCGGGCTGGGCGTCGTACGGCTTCGAGACGGCCGTCTGCTACACGCGCGAGTTCCGCGATCCGCGCCGCGACACCGCGAAAGCGATCTTCTGGTCGGGGGCCCTCTGCCTGGTCGTGATGACGCTCGTGCCGATGGCGTTCCAGGGCGCGCTCGGCACCGCGGCGATGCTCGATCCGCGCATCGGCGACGGCACGGGCGTCGCGGCCGCGATGGCGAAGATCGTCGGCGGCGGCGCGTGGGTCGCGAACGCGATCGTCGTGATGCTGATGCTGTCGATCCTCCTGATCGTGATGACGTCGATGATGGGTTCGTCGCGCACGCTGTATCAGGCGTCGGTCGACGGCTGGCTGCCGAAGTACCTGTCGCACGTGAACGAGCACGGTTCGCCGACGCGCGCGATGTGGACCGATCTCGGCTTCAATCTCGTGCTGCTGCTGATGTCGGATTACATGACGGTGCTGTCGATCTCGAACGTCTGCTACATGTTGTTCGTTTTCCTGAACTTGCAGTCCGGCTGGATTCATCGGATGGATCGCGGGCAATGGCAGCGGCCGTTTCGCTGCCCGACATGGCTCCTCGTGCTCGGTTCGATCTGCGGCTATGCGAACCTCGTCTATGTCGGCGCGGGCGCGGATCTGCAAGGCGCGGGCACGCTGCGCAACGGGCTCATCGCGATGCTGCTGATCGTGCCGGTGTTCGTCTATCGCCACTACTGGCAGGATCGCGGCCGCTTCCCCGCGCAGATGCGAAGCGACATGGAGCTCGTCGTGCCGGCGCGCAGCGTGTGGCTGAACATGGCGCCGTATGCGGCGCTCGCGGCCGCCGCCCTGACGATCGCGGTGTCGTATTACCTCGCCTGGATGCGATAG
- a CDS encoding glycine betaine ABC transporter substrate-binding protein — protein sequence MKFLTKLMGCGVLSMMLAAAAPVQADTKPTLKIGYVEGWDDSVATSNVAARIIETKLGYPVQLVPVAAGVMWQGVARGDLDATLSAWLPVTQGAYWEQFKTKVVDLGTNFPDAKIGLIVPNYVKAKTIADLNAEKDEFAGRIVGIDAGAGVMRKTDDAIKAYGLNYSLMPSSGSAMTAELARSIHANKAVVVTGWAPHWMFAKWKLRFLDDPKKVYGEAEHVDSVVNPALETKAKPVVAFLKKFQWKPGEIDGVMLSIQSGSKPAAAADAWIAAHGDRVGEWLGSAQ from the coding sequence ATGAAATTCCTCACGAAGCTCATGGGCTGCGGCGTGCTGTCGATGATGCTCGCCGCCGCCGCGCCGGTGCAGGCCGATACGAAACCGACGCTGAAGATCGGCTACGTCGAAGGTTGGGACGACAGCGTCGCGACGTCGAACGTCGCCGCGCGCATCATCGAGACGAAGCTCGGCTATCCGGTTCAACTCGTGCCGGTTGCGGCCGGCGTGATGTGGCAGGGCGTCGCGCGCGGCGATCTCGACGCGACGCTGTCCGCGTGGCTGCCTGTCACGCAGGGCGCGTACTGGGAGCAGTTCAAGACGAAGGTCGTCGATCTCGGCACCAATTTCCCCGATGCGAAGATCGGCCTCATCGTGCCCAACTACGTGAAGGCGAAGACGATCGCCGATCTCAACGCGGAGAAGGACGAGTTCGCCGGACGCATCGTCGGCATCGACGCCGGCGCGGGCGTGATGCGCAAGACCGACGACGCGATCAAGGCATACGGCCTGAACTATTCGCTGATGCCGAGCTCGGGCAGCGCGATGACCGCGGAGCTCGCGCGCTCGATCCATGCGAACAAGGCCGTCGTCGTCACGGGCTGGGCGCCCCATTGGATGTTCGCGAAGTGGAAGCTGCGTTTCCTCGACGATCCGAAGAAGGTGTACGGCGAGGCCGAGCATGTCGACAGCGTCGTGAATCCGGCGCTCGAGACCAAGGCGAAGCCTGTCGTCGCGTTCCTGAAGAAATTCCAGTGGAAGCCGGGCGAGATCGACGGCGTGATGCTCTCGATCCAGAGCGGATCGAAGCCCGCGGCGGCGGCCGATGCGTGGATCGCCGCACATGGCGATCGCGTGGGCGAATGGCTCGGCTCCGCGCAGTGA
- a CDS encoding hybrid-cluster NAD(P)-dependent oxidoreductase, whose translation MMRDAANFEPADSRVTRPAFWQALPERWTSDVEETLVCCHVRQETHDVKSFFFRSPQGRAFSFEPGQFVTLELDIDGETINRCYTISSSPARPHTISITVKRVPGGKVSNWLHDNLRPGAPLRVLGPAGEFTCARHPARKYLFLSAGSGVTPLMSMSRAHHDLAEDRDIVFVHSARTPDDIIFARELDLIASTHANFRTAFVCERLGARTNWHGVTGFLSLLLLKLIAPDFLEREIFTCGPAPYMKAVRDLLAEAGFDRGRYHEESFSFETLAQSDVRTEAPAGDAASDAQARRHTVAFAKSNREIACGADEHVLDAARRAGVRLPASCTQGMCGTCKVKLVSGQVDMKHNGGIRQREIDQGMVLLCCSKPLSDLVVDK comes from the coding sequence ATGATGCGAGATGCCGCGAATTTCGAACCGGCCGACAGCCGCGTGACGCGCCCCGCGTTCTGGCAGGCGCTGCCGGAGCGCTGGACGAGCGACGTCGAGGAGACGCTCGTGTGTTGCCACGTGCGACAGGAAACGCACGACGTGAAGAGCTTTTTCTTCCGATCGCCGCAGGGGCGCGCGTTTTCGTTCGAGCCCGGGCAGTTCGTCACGCTCGAGCTCGACATCGACGGCGAGACGATCAATCGCTGCTACACGATCTCGTCGTCGCCCGCGCGGCCGCACACGATCTCGATCACGGTCAAGCGCGTGCCGGGCGGCAAGGTATCGAACTGGCTGCACGACAATCTGCGTCCGGGCGCGCCGCTGCGCGTGCTGGGCCCCGCGGGCGAATTCACGTGTGCGCGGCATCCGGCGCGCAAATACCTGTTCCTGTCCGCCGGCTCGGGCGTGACGCCGCTGATGTCGATGAGCCGCGCGCACCACGATCTCGCGGAGGATCGCGACATCGTGTTCGTTCACAGCGCACGCACGCCGGACGACATCATCTTCGCGCGGGAGCTCGATCTGATTGCGTCGACGCACGCGAACTTCCGCACCGCATTCGTGTGCGAGCGGCTTGGCGCGCGCACGAACTGGCACGGCGTGACGGGCTTCCTGTCGTTGCTGCTCCTGAAGCTGATCGCGCCGGATTTCCTCGAACGCGAGATTTTCACGTGCGGCCCCGCGCCATACATGAAAGCGGTGCGCGACCTGCTCGCCGAAGCCGGCTTCGATCGCGGCCGCTACCACGAAGAGAGCTTCTCGTTCGAGACGCTCGCGCAAAGCGACGTGCGGACCGAAGCGCCGGCGGGCGACGCCGCGAGCGACGCGCAAGCGCGCCGGCACACGGTCGCGTTCGCGAAAAGCAATCGCGAGATCGCATGCGGCGCGGACGAGCACGTGCTCGACGCCGCGCGTCGAGCGGGCGTGCGCTTGCCCGCATCGTGCACGCAGGGCATGTGCGGCACCTGCAAGGTGAAGCTCGTGTCCGGTCAGGTCGACATGAAGCACAACGGCGGCATTCGTCAGCGCGAAATCGATCAGGGGATGGTGCTGCTTTGCTGCAGCAAGCCGCTGTCCGATCTCGTCGTCGACAAATGA
- a CDS encoding aromatic ring-hydroxylating oxygenase subunit alpha yields the protein MDARNPEQTMKVSADIRALVARRKAGYSLEAPFYLSDEIFALDMDAIFRRHWIQVGVEPDVPEPGDYVTVQLGADSILIVRDDDMQVRAFHNVCRHRGARLCNEEKGSVGNIVCPYHSWTYNLTGQLMFAEHMGEKFDRCKHSLKPVHLENLAGLLFVCLADEPPVDFATMRAAMEPYLLPHDLPNTKIAAQVDIIEKGNWKLTMENNRECYHCVANHPELTISLYEYGFGYQPSPANAEGMAAFERTCVERAAQWEALDLPSVEVERLTDVTGFRTQRLPLDRSGESQTLDAKVASKKLLGEFRQADLGGLSFWTQPNSWHHFMSDHIVTFSVIPLSAGETLVRTKWLVHKDAKEGIDYDVKNLTAVWNATNDQDRALVEFSQRGAASSAYEPGPYSPYTEGLVEKFCEWYVGRLAAHIGA from the coding sequence ATGGATGCAAGGAATCCGGAGCAAACGATGAAGGTATCGGCAGACATCCGCGCGCTGGTGGCGCGCCGCAAGGCAGGCTACAGCCTCGAAGCCCCGTTTTATCTGAGTGACGAGATCTTTGCGCTCGACATGGACGCGATCTTCCGGCGGCACTGGATTCAGGTGGGCGTCGAGCCGGACGTGCCCGAGCCGGGCGATTACGTGACGGTGCAGCTCGGCGCCGATTCGATCCTGATCGTGCGCGACGACGACATGCAGGTCCGTGCATTTCACAACGTCTGCCGCCATCGCGGCGCGCGCTTGTGCAACGAGGAAAAAGGGTCGGTCGGCAACATCGTGTGCCCGTATCACAGCTGGACCTACAACCTGACGGGCCAATTGATGTTCGCCGAGCACATGGGCGAGAAGTTCGACCGCTGCAAGCACAGCCTGAAGCCCGTTCATCTGGAGAATCTCGCGGGGCTGCTGTTCGTATGCCTCGCCGACGAGCCGCCCGTCGATTTCGCGACGATGCGCGCGGCGATGGAGCCGTATCTGCTGCCGCACGATCTGCCGAACACGAAGATCGCCGCGCAGGTCGACATCATCGAGAAAGGCAACTGGAAGCTGACGATGGAGAACAATCGCGAGTGCTATCACTGCGTCGCGAACCATCCGGAGCTGACCATTTCGTTATACGAATACGGCTTCGGCTATCAGCCTTCGCCCGCGAACGCCGAGGGAATGGCCGCGTTCGAGCGCACCTGCGTCGAGCGCGCCGCACAATGGGAAGCGCTGGATCTGCCGTCCGTCGAAGTGGAGCGCCTGACCGACGTGACGGGCTTTCGCACGCAGCGGCTGCCGCTCGATCGCAGCGGCGAATCGCAAACGCTCGACGCGAAGGTCGCGTCGAAGAAGCTGCTCGGCGAATTCCGCCAGGCGGACCTCGGCGGGCTGTCGTTCTGGACGCAGCCGAATTCGTGGCATCACTTCATGAGCGACCATATCGTCACGTTCTCGGTGATCCCGCTGTCGGCGGGCGAGACGCTCGTGCGCACGAAATGGCTCGTTCACAAGGACGCGAAGGAAGGCATCGATTACGACGTGAAGAACCTGACGGCCGTCTGGAACGCGACGAACGACCAGGATCGCGCGCTCGTCGAATTCTCGCAGCGCGGTGCGGCGAGCAGCGCGTACGAGCCGGGCCCGTATTCTCCGTACACCGAAGGGCTCGTCGAGAAGTTCTGCGAGTGGTACGTCGGCCGGCTGGCCGCGCATATCGGCGCATAG
- a CDS encoding drug:proton antiporter, whose product MNANRKLNSIAVLVSVGRHPVSGTPRYSRNDAAALEIGRTLAAEHRARLDVIHAGDPRNAALADYLALGAASVEVLECTDGDDAAAALAERVRDHDLVLTGTRAEGAYDTGMLPYRVAAALGWRFAGAAVDVSVDAARATLRQFLPKGVRRRVEAALPAVVAVHPLANAQPRYAYARLRAGDVRATRVATRAAADAGQWSTRAAEHKPVKLAAADKRSGHARMLSATTTESRGGNVVIEGSSVEKAQVILAYLREHQLIDY is encoded by the coding sequence ATGAACGCGAATCGCAAGCTGAACAGCATCGCGGTGCTGGTGTCGGTCGGGCGCCATCCGGTGTCGGGCACGCCGCGCTATAGCCGCAACGACGCGGCCGCGCTCGAGATCGGCCGCACATTGGCCGCCGAGCATCGCGCGCGGCTCGACGTGATTCACGCAGGCGATCCGCGCAACGCCGCGCTCGCCGACTACCTCGCGCTCGGCGCGGCGAGCGTCGAAGTGCTCGAGTGCACGGACGGCGACGACGCGGCCGCCGCGCTCGCCGAGCGCGTGCGCGATCACGATCTCGTGTTGACGGGCACGCGCGCCGAAGGCGCCTACGACACGGGCATGCTGCCTTACCGCGTCGCGGCGGCGCTCGGCTGGCGGTTCGCCGGCGCGGCCGTGGACGTGAGCGTCGACGCTGCGCGCGCGACGCTGCGGCAATTCTTGCCGAAAGGCGTTCGCAGGCGTGTCGAGGCCGCATTGCCGGCCGTCGTCGCCGTGCATCCGCTCGCGAACGCGCAGCCGCGCTACGCGTATGCGCGGCTGCGCGCGGGCGACGTGCGCGCGACGCGCGTCGCGACCCGCGCGGCGGCGGACGCCGGTCAATGGTCGACGCGCGCGGCCGAGCACAAGCCCGTGAAGCTCGCGGCGGCCGACAAGCGCTCCGGCCACGCACGGATGCTGTCCGCGACCACGACCGAAAGCCGCGGCGGAAACGTCGTAATTGAAGGGAGTTCGGTCGAAAAAGCACAAGTGATCCTCGCGTATTTGCGCGAGCATCAGCTCATCGACTACTGA
- a CDS encoding electron transfer flavoprotein subunit alpha/FixB family protein yields the protein MTTLKRIDPRRPFIVTAAGLKRITLGETGSAPGDAARWAPHAHGAAAAKPVRVVREAARVFLVAAHSERGALDDHARQTLAAAALLADAQTEVALVVFGELNDDAGALGADTLIVLRDFDRRAFAPERELDALRACAAALSPQHVFFPDNATGDGDLGRRFAAAANASVATQVVEIAADHVGVHVDAKRGFATRSLPDVVLLAHNAVDPKLPFVGAALERTLDAFDTRQSRGDDRGDNYRDLRLEEIDAAQVALEEADFIVSAGNGVTDVAAFEKLAATFGAAIGASRVAVDNGHFTRDKQVGATGKTVDASVYIAFGISGAVQHLQGIKDCRHVIAVNLDGSAPIAKRANLTIVGDAQATIAALIDEVSAARAAHARSGAALTEREYMGAAA from the coding sequence ATGACCACGCTCAAACGAATCGATCCGCGCCGGCCGTTCATCGTGACCGCGGCGGGACTGAAGCGCATCACGCTCGGCGAGACGGGCAGCGCGCCCGGCGACGCCGCGCGATGGGCGCCGCACGCGCACGGCGCGGCGGCCGCGAAGCCGGTGCGCGTCGTGCGGGAAGCCGCGCGCGTGTTTCTCGTCGCCGCGCACAGCGAGCGCGGCGCGCTCGACGACCATGCGCGCCAGACCCTCGCGGCCGCCGCGCTGCTCGCCGATGCGCAGACCGAAGTCGCGCTCGTCGTGTTCGGAGAACTGAACGACGATGCGGGCGCGCTCGGCGCGGACACGCTGATCGTGCTGCGCGATTTCGACCGTCGCGCGTTCGCGCCCGAGCGAGAGCTCGACGCGCTGCGCGCGTGCGCGGCCGCGTTATCGCCGCAGCACGTGTTCTTCCCGGACAACGCGACGGGCGACGGCGATCTCGGCCGCCGTTTCGCGGCGGCGGCGAATGCGAGCGTCGCGACGCAGGTCGTCGAAATCGCGGCGGACCACGTCGGCGTGCACGTCGACGCGAAGCGCGGCTTCGCGACGCGCTCGTTGCCCGACGTCGTGCTGCTTGCGCACAACGCGGTCGATCCGAAATTGCCGTTCGTCGGCGCGGCGCTCGAGCGCACGCTCGACGCCTTCGATACGCGCCAGAGCCGCGGCGACGACCGTGGCGACAACTACCGCGACCTCCGCCTCGAAGAGATCGATGCCGCGCAGGTCGCGCTCGAGGAAGCGGACTTCATCGTGTCGGCCGGCAACGGCGTGACCGACGTCGCCGCGTTCGAGAAGCTCGCGGCGACGTTCGGCGCGGCGATCGGCGCGAGCCGCGTCGCGGTCGACAACGGTCACTTCACGCGCGACAAGCAGGTAGGCGCGACGGGCAAGACGGTCGATGCAAGCGTCTACATCGCGTTCGGGATCTCGGGCGCGGTGCAGCATCTGCAAGGGATCAAGGATTGCCGCCACGTGATCGCGGTGAATCTCGACGGCAGCGCGCCGATCGCCAAGCGCGCGAACCTGACGATCGTCGGCGACGCGCAGGCGACGATCGCCGCGCTGATCGACGAGGTGAGCGCGGCCCGCGCCGCGCATGCGCGATCGGGCGCGGCATTGACGGAGCGCGAGTACATGGGAGCCGCCGCATGA